In Nostoc sphaeroides, the genomic window ATATACGACTTCAGTCTCATCTGTGAGTGCTTGATAGCCGTGAGCAAACATTTCTGGAACATACAAAGCGCGGCGATTTTCTGGGGTTAGCTCTACACCGATGTGTGATAAAAAGCTAGGAGATTCAGGACGCATATCAATAATTACGTCATAGATTGCGCCTTTAGTACAGCGAATTAATTTTGTTTCTGCGGCTGGCAGAATTTGATAGTGCATTCCCCGGATAGTGCCTTTTTTATAGTTAAAAGACAGGTTACATTGGGCAACTGTTGGCTTTAATCCGTGTGCTTCAAATTCTTGAGCGCAGAAAGACCGAGCAAAAAAACCACGGTGGTCTGGCTTTTCTTCTAAATCAATAATGAATGCGTCTTTGAGT contains:
- the rfbC gene encoding dTDP-4-dehydrorhamnose 3,5-epimerase, producing MIFTKTALKDAFIIDLEEKPDHRGFFARSFCAQEFEAHGLKPTVAQCNLSFNYKKGTIRGMHYQILPAAETKLIRCTKGAIYDVIIDMRPESPSFLSHIGVELTPENRRALYVPEMFAHGYQALTDETEVVYQVGEFYTPGYERGLRYDDPFFAIDWPLDVTEISEKDLNWPLLRMMTVGGTVSR